A single genomic interval of Polaribacter vadi harbors:
- a CDS encoding NAD(P)H-dependent flavin oxidoreductase, whose amino-acid sequence MTNTITKLFNIKYPIVQGGMIWVSGWKLASAVSNAGGLGLIGAGSMYPEVLREHIQKCKKTTDKPFGVNVPMLYPQIEEIMNIIVDEGVKIVFTSAGNPKTWTSFLKEKGITVVHVVSSVKFALKAESAGVDAVVCEGFEAGGHNGREETTTFTLIPMVKEQVKIPVIAAGGIGSGRGMLAAMVLGADGVQIGSRFAATLESSAHINFKNIIVDVKDGDTHLTLKELAPVRLIKNKFYKEIQELYLQNPSKEKLIELLGRARAKKGMFEGDLDNGELEIGQIAGLIHDIKPAKEVLEAIIKEFNSVNSLIISL is encoded by the coding sequence ATGACAAACACAATCACCAAACTTTTCAATATAAAATATCCAATTGTTCAAGGAGGAATGATTTGGGTTTCTGGATGGAAATTAGCATCAGCAGTTTCTAATGCAGGTGGTTTAGGTTTAATTGGAGCAGGTTCTATGTATCCTGAAGTTTTACGAGAACATATTCAGAAATGTAAAAAAACTACAGACAAACCTTTTGGTGTAAATGTGCCAATGCTATATCCTCAAATTGAGGAAATTATGAATATTATTGTTGATGAAGGTGTAAAGATTGTTTTTACATCTGCTGGGAATCCAAAAACCTGGACATCATTCTTAAAAGAAAAAGGAATTACAGTTGTGCATGTTGTGAGTTCTGTAAAATTCGCTTTAAAGGCTGAAAGTGCTGGAGTAGATGCTGTTGTTTGTGAAGGTTTTGAAGCTGGAGGACATAATGGACGTGAAGAAACTACAACTTTTACATTAATTCCTATGGTGAAAGAACAGGTGAAAATTCCTGTAATTGCAGCTGGTGGAATTGGTTCTGGGAGAGGAATGTTAGCAGCTATGGTTTTAGGAGCAGATGGTGTTCAAATAGGAAGCAGGTTTGCTGCTACTTTAGAATCTTCTGCACACATTAATTTTAAAAATATAATTGTTGATGTTAAGGATGGAGATACCCACTTAACATTAAAAGAATTAGCGCCAGTAAGATTGATAAAAAATAAATTTTATAAAGAAATACAGGAATTGTACTTGCAAAATCCATCCAAAGAAAAATTAATTGAGTTGTTAGGCAGAGCAAGAGCAAAAAAAGGGATGTTTGAAGGCGATTTAGATAATGGAGAACTTGAAATTGGGCAAATTGCAGGTTTAATTCATGATATAAAACCAGCAAAAGAGGTTTTAGAAGCTATTATAAAAGAATTTAACAGCGTTAATTCTTTGATTATTAGTCTTTAA
- a CDS encoding cold-shock protein, with protein MNKGTVKFFNESKGFGFITEEGTNKEHFVHVSGLIDEIRENDEVEFDLQDGRKGLNAVNVRVL; from the coding sequence ATGAATAAAGGTACCGTAAAATTTTTCAATGAATCTAAAGGATTTGGATTTATCACTGAAGAAGGAACAAACAAAGAGCATTTTGTACATGTGTCAGGATTAATCGATGAAATTCGTGAAAACGATGAAGTTGAATTTGACTTACAAGATGGAAGAAAAGGATTAAACGCAGTAAATGTAAGAGTATTATAA
- a CDS encoding lytic transglycosylase domain-containing protein → MNKSFRIISLLSVVSVTILFINAINKDEVKVEPTSNTHKNYKIKSLTLPANLNLAGERVPVEIPDVKERMERELLVNTYWQSNGLLLLKRANKYFPILEPLLKKHGLPDDFKFLALAESGFTDETSNVGAAGMWHFMKGTGKEYGLEINDNVDERYDIEKSTKVAAEYLRSSYERFNSWTLAAAAYNAGNYGVSRRLEAQEVNNYYDAKLPDETERYVFRILALKEIINNPEKYGFVFNKEDLYTSHKTTTIKVDTAITNITAFAKRYGMNYKEFKIHNPWLREDHLNNKSRKMYEIKIPVK, encoded by the coding sequence ATGAATAAATCATTTCGAATTATATCGCTATTAAGTGTTGTTTCAGTTACCATTTTATTTATAAATGCTATTAATAAAGATGAAGTAAAAGTTGAGCCTACTTCTAATACACATAAAAACTACAAAATAAAATCTTTGACTTTGCCTGCAAATTTAAATTTGGCAGGTGAAAGAGTTCCTGTAGAAATACCAGATGTTAAAGAAAGAATGGAAAGAGAATTGTTGGTTAACACCTATTGGCAATCGAATGGTTTATTACTTTTAAAAAGAGCTAATAAGTACTTTCCTATTTTAGAACCTTTATTAAAAAAACATGGTTTACCAGACGATTTTAAGTTTTTAGCGTTGGCAGAGAGTGGTTTTACTGATGAAACCTCTAATGTTGGTGCAGCTGGAATGTGGCATTTTATGAAAGGTACAGGTAAAGAATATGGCTTAGAAATTAATGATAATGTTGATGAAAGATATGATATTGAGAAGTCTACAAAAGTGGCTGCTGAATATTTAAGAAGTTCTTATGAGCGTTTTAATTCTTGGACTTTGGCTGCTGCTGCATATAATGCTGGTAATTATGGAGTTTCTAGAAGATTAGAAGCACAAGAGGTTAACAATTATTATGATGCTAAATTACCAGATGAAACTGAGCGTTATGTTTTTAGAATTTTAGCTTTAAAAGAAATTATTAACAATCCAGAAAAATATGGTTTTGTTTTTAATAAAGAAGATTTATATACTTCTCATAAAACAACAACGATTAAAGTTGATACTGCAATTACAAACATTACTGCTTTTGCCAAAAGATATGGTATGAATTATAAAGAGTTTAAAATTCATAATCCTTGGCTAAGAGAAGATCATTTAAATAATAAAAGTAGAAAAATGTACGAAATTAAAATTCCTGTAAAATAG
- a CDS encoding toxin-antitoxin system YwqK family antitoxin: MKKSFLIIFSFFISISSFSQKDSIVNYLDKSYHKIAKERATYIQTIVKKDTLWLATVYFGNGKMKLQGHFKNKNLKTKTGLFKTFNDKGNLKTTQVYNSEGKKDGTYNYYSNNGKVMTVGTFQNGKEVGEWIYLDENLTRRAQIIFKDGKVLNHNLWDDQGSEIKEELVLLKVPEYNEGSRKLRIKLKNELIRDLRKKGLKTNFLLKCEIGKEGNVQNISITPKLDSKYEEQIINYFANLKGIEPGIIANMKVDYPWEIPFIIN, translated from the coding sequence ATGAAAAAGAGTTTTTTAATAATTTTTAGTTTTTTTATTTCTATTTCTTCTTTTTCGCAGAAAGATTCAATTGTAAATTACTTAGATAAGAGCTATCATAAAATAGCTAAAGAGCGAGCTACTTACATTCAGACTATCGTTAAGAAAGATACTTTATGGTTAGCTACTGTTTATTTTGGAAATGGTAAAATGAAACTTCAGGGTCATTTTAAAAACAAAAATTTAAAAACAAAAACAGGGCTTTTTAAAACTTTTAATGACAAAGGAAATTTAAAAACTACTCAAGTATATAATTCCGAAGGAAAAAAAGATGGTACATATAATTACTATAGTAATAATGGTAAAGTTATGACTGTCGGAACTTTTCAAAACGGAAAAGAAGTTGGTGAATGGATATATTTAGATGAAAATTTAACGAGAAGAGCTCAAATTATTTTTAAAGATGGAAAAGTTTTAAACCATAATTTATGGGATGATCAAGGTTCTGAAATAAAAGAAGAATTGGTTTTATTGAAAGTGCCAGAATATAATGAGGGTTCTAGAAAACTAAGGATTAAGCTCAAAAATGAATTGATTAGAGATTTAAGGAAAAAAGGTTTAAAGACAAATTTTTTACTGAAATGTGAGATAGGTAAAGAAGGAAATGTTCAAAATATTTCAATAACACCAAAGTTAGATTCAAAATACGAAGAGCAAATAATCAATTATTTTGCGAACTTGAAAGGAATTGAACCAGGAATAATAGCAAATATGAAAGTAGATTACCCTTGGGAAATACCATTCATAATTAACTAA
- a CDS encoding YwbE family protein → MIIDGRKRQNIKIGMFVEIIQKPHQRSGELTKGAVAKILTKSIQHPYGIKVQLESGLVGRVKNIIN, encoded by the coding sequence ATGATTATTGACGGAAGAAAAAGACAAAACATTAAAATTGGTATGTTCGTAGAAATTATTCAAAAGCCACATCAAAGAAGTGGCGAATTAACAAAAGGTGCTGTTGCTAAAATATTAACAAAATCGATACAACATCCTTATGGAATAAAAGTGCAATTAGAATCTGGTTTGGTTGGCAGAGTTAAAAATATTATAAATTAA
- a CDS encoding geranylgeranyl reductase family protein, with protein sequence MKHFSVAIIGSGPSGASTAFYLGKQGISTVIIEKETLPRYKTCGGGFVNRGKKDMPFDISEVVEREFYKVDTYFNNHDTCYHSNKKEPIITMIMRDAFDNLIVEKAKEFGVTLLENHKLLSLEYADEKSILKTSQGEISADFVIAADGVLSPTAKMAGWKEDTRKLIPALEYEVEVSGKDFERLSKSVRFDIDAVPYGYAWCFPKKNHLSLGVLTTKKGKINLKEYYKKYLATLEINEIIKEDAHGFQIPIAPRTDGFVKNNVFLIGDAAGFAEPITSEGISNAILSGKYVAEAFIESNLNKDLAEKIYLEKLNIKLLPELKSGVLLSKFLYNKNPVRNYLLNKYGQYFNNIMVDILHGDRPFPTNVSEKLKNKIKEKIF encoded by the coding sequence ATGAAACATTTTTCTGTTGCAATTATTGGTAGTGGTCCTTCAGGAGCATCTACTGCATTTTACTTAGGGAAACAAGGAATTTCTACTGTTATCATAGAAAAAGAAACGTTACCAAGATATAAAACTTGTGGTGGAGGCTTTGTAAATAGAGGTAAAAAAGACATGCCTTTTGATATTTCTGAAGTAGTTGAACGTGAATTTTATAAAGTAGATACGTATTTTAATAATCACGATACGTGTTATCATTCCAACAAAAAAGAGCCGATCATTACCATGATTATGAGAGATGCTTTCGACAATTTAATTGTTGAAAAAGCAAAAGAGTTTGGTGTTACTTTATTAGAAAATCATAAATTATTAAGTCTTGAATATGCTGATGAAAAATCAATCTTAAAAACATCTCAAGGAGAAATTTCTGCGGATTTTGTAATCGCTGCAGATGGTGTTTTAAGTCCGACTGCAAAAATGGCGGGTTGGAAAGAAGATACTCGAAAATTAATTCCAGCTTTAGAGTACGAAGTAGAAGTATCTGGAAAAGATTTTGAGCGACTTTCTAAATCTGTTCGTTTTGATATTGATGCTGTTCCTTATGGATATGCTTGGTGTTTTCCGAAGAAAAATCATTTATCATTAGGTGTTTTAACCACTAAAAAAGGCAAAATCAACCTAAAAGAATATTATAAAAAATACCTTGCAACTTTAGAAATTAATGAAATTATAAAAGAAGATGCACATGGTTTTCAAATACCAATTGCACCAAGAACAGATGGTTTTGTAAAAAACAATGTGTTTTTAATTGGGGATGCTGCTGGTTTTGCAGAACCTATTACTTCAGAAGGAATTTCCAACGCAATTTTAAGCGGGAAATATGTTGCTGAAGCTTTTATTGAAAGTAATTTAAACAAAGATTTAGCAGAGAAAATCTATTTGGAAAAACTAAATATTAAGTTGTTACCAGAGTTAAAATCGGGTGTTCTTTTATCAAAATTTTTGTACAATAAAAATCCTGTTAGGAACTATCTTTTAAATAAATATGGACAATATTTTAATAATATTATGGTTGATATTTTACATGGAGACAGACCTTTCCCTACAAATGTTTCAGAAAAATTAAAAAATAAAATTAAAGAGAAAATTTTTTAA
- a CDS encoding cold-shock protein, with protein sequence MSKGTVKFFNESKGFGFITEEGNNKEHFVHVSGLIDEVRENDEVEFDLQDGRKGLNAVNVRVL encoded by the coding sequence ATGAGTAAAGGTACCGTAAAATTTTTCAACGAATCTAAAGGATTTGGATTTATTACTGAAGAAGGAAACAACAAAGAACATTTTGTACATGTGTCTGGATTAATTGACGAAGTTCGTGAAAACGACGAAGTTGAATTCGACTTACAAGATGGAAGAAAAGGATTAAACGCAGTAAACGTAAGAGTATTATAA
- a CDS encoding toxin-antitoxin system YwqK family antitoxin, which yields MSETTNAQKINQFDANNKRTGVWTKYHPNKRIRYTGEFLNGKEIGVFKFYDISDSRNPTTIKTYSPKNNLVLVEFFSTKGILQSKGFMEDRKRVGKWNYFFPDGKIMSEEMYVDGKLEGKLFNYYPNGKPAEISDYKNGLKNGKSQKYSSKGILIEVVTYKNGQPNGVAKFFELTGLLKETGVYENGKRVGKWEYYIDGEVASDAEMNKKKTYTKEN from the coding sequence ATGAGTGAAACTACAAATGCTCAAAAAATAAATCAATTTGATGCAAATAACAAAAGAACAGGAGTTTGGACAAAATATCATCCTAATAAAAGAATACGTTATACAGGAGAGTTTTTAAACGGAAAAGAAATTGGTGTTTTTAAGTTTTACGATATTTCAGATTCTAGAAACCCCACAACAATCAAAACCTATTCACCTAAAAATAATTTAGTTTTAGTAGAGTTTTTTTCCACAAAAGGAATCTTGCAAAGCAAAGGTTTTATGGAAGATAGGAAACGAGTAGGGAAGTGGAATTATTTTTTTCCTGATGGAAAAATAATGTCAGAAGAAATGTATGTTGATGGAAAGTTAGAAGGAAAGTTATTTAATTATTATCCGAATGGAAAACCCGCAGAAATTTCTGACTATAAAAATGGATTGAAAAATGGCAAATCTCAAAAATATTCTAGCAAAGGAATTTTAATTGAAGTAGTTACGTATAAAAACGGACAACCAAATGGAGTTGCTAAATTCTTTGAACTTACAGGACTTTTAAAAGAAACTGGTGTTTACGAAAACGGAAAACGAGTAGGAAAATGGGAATATTATATTGATGGTGAAGTTGCTTCTGATGCAGAAATGAATAAGAAAAAAACATATACAAAAGAGAATTAA
- a CDS encoding GNAT family N-acetyltransferase has translation MIFVTERTLIRKLTLEDLEPFHQLESNSNVLKYATGEVKNLEENRTELLDLMSRYQLHYNDFWIYAIERKSDKQFIGTLALVKDGIDDKIGYRFLEKYWRNGYGFEVCEGTINYCKKLKFKKLVGYVVDENKASAKILEKLNFKIVKKFISEDLKLPETKYELIL, from the coding sequence ATGATTTTTGTGACGGAAAGAACACTTATTAGAAAACTGACTTTAGAGGATTTAGAACCTTTTCATCAACTAGAAAGTAATTCGAATGTTTTGAAATACGCAACTGGGGAAGTTAAAAATCTTGAAGAAAATAGAACAGAATTGTTAGATTTAATGAGTCGATATCAATTACATTACAACGATTTTTGGATTTATGCTATTGAAAGAAAATCTGATAAACAATTTATTGGCACTTTAGCCTTGGTAAAAGATGGAATTGATGATAAAATTGGATATCGTTTTTTAGAAAAATATTGGAGAAATGGATATGGTTTTGAAGTTTGTGAAGGAACAATAAACTATTGCAAAAAATTAAAATTTAAAAAATTAGTTGGCTATGTTGTTGATGAAAATAAAGCCTCAGCAAAGATTTTAGAAAAATTAAATTTTAAAATTGTTAAGAAGTTTATAAGTGAAGATTTAAAATTACCAGAAACAAAATACGAATTAATATTATGA
- the mnmA gene encoding tRNA 2-thiouridine(34) synthase MnmA, whose product MKRVVVGLSGGVDSSVTAHLLKEQGFEVIGLFMKNWHDDSVTISNECPWLEDSNDAMIVAEKLGIPFQVVDLSEQYKERIVDYMFDEYSKGRTPNPDVLCNREIKFDVFMDIALKLGADYVATGHYCRKGEEIINGKPVYKLLAGKDNNKDQSYFLCQLSQQQLAKALFPIGELTKPEVREIAKEADLITAEKKDSQGLCFIGKVRLPEFLQQKLQPKEGVIVNIPSDFSEYVKETPDFENKEAELKHFATKFSYHKEDGKVVGKHQGAHYFTKGQRKGLDVGGTKEALYVIETDVTENVIYTGEGKNHTGLYRNVLFVSNDEIHWIREDLTLKVGETMEVEARIRYRQVLEKAILYKVESGLYVEFENKQSAIQEGQFVAWYKNEELLGSGVIS is encoded by the coding sequence ATGAAACGAGTAGTTGTTGGGCTTTCAGGTGGAGTAGATTCTAGTGTTACAGCGCATTTATTAAAAGAACAAGGTTTTGAAGTTATTGGGCTTTTTATGAAAAATTGGCACGATGATTCTGTTACAATTTCCAATGAATGTCCTTGGTTAGAGGATTCTAATGATGCCATGATTGTTGCCGAAAAATTAGGGATTCCTTTTCAAGTTGTAGATTTAAGCGAACAATACAAAGAACGTATTGTAGATTATATGTTTGATGAATATTCCAAAGGAAGAACACCAAATCCTGATGTACTTTGCAACCGAGAAATTAAGTTTGATGTTTTTATGGACATCGCTTTAAAATTAGGGGCAGATTATGTTGCAACAGGACATTATTGTAGAAAAGGCGAAGAAATTATCAACGGAAAGCCCGTTTATAAATTATTAGCTGGTAAAGATAATAATAAAGATCAATCGTATTTTTTATGTCAACTTTCTCAACAACAACTTGCAAAAGCATTATTCCCAATTGGTGAATTAACAAAACCAGAAGTAAGAGAAATTGCTAAGGAAGCCGATTTAATTACAGCTGAAAAGAAAGATTCGCAAGGTTTGTGTTTTATTGGTAAAGTAAGGTTGCCAGAATTTTTGCAACAAAAATTACAACCAAAAGAAGGTGTTATTGTAAACATTCCATCAGATTTTTCTGAATATGTAAAAGAAACTCCAGATTTTGAAAATAAGGAGGCTGAATTAAAACATTTTGCAACCAAATTTTCTTATCATAAAGAAGATGGGAAAGTAGTTGGAAAACATCAAGGAGCACATTATTTTACAAAAGGACAACGTAAAGGTTTAGATGTTGGTGGTACAAAAGAAGCATTATATGTTATTGAAACTGATGTAACTGAAAATGTAATTTATACTGGAGAAGGCAAAAATCATACAGGTTTATACAGAAATGTGTTGTTTGTTTCAAATGATGAAATCCATTGGATTCGTGAAGACTTAACCTTAAAAGTTGGAGAAACAATGGAGGTTGAAGCAAGAATTAGATACAGACAAGTTTTGGAAAAAGCCATTTTATATAAAGTAGAAAGTGGTTTGTATGTGGAATTCGAAAACAAACAATCTGCCATTCAAGAAGGGCAATTTGTGGCTTGGTATAAAAATGAAGAGCTTTTAGGTTCTGGAGTGATATCTTAA
- a CDS encoding endonuclease/exonuclease/phosphatase family protein: MKKLSFINKIIYILNSLFATFLLLSYFLPFVSPKAMAGFAILSLLVPILISINIVFVLYWLINLKKQLLLSTIILVMGWFFTPPFYKLTENTSSLNDDLKVMTYNVRMFNHWKWIDDETIPKKINAFVEEKTPDILLFQEYYSLEKQQFSYPYKYIKTKNENAKIGLAIYSKFPIINKGSLELENTSNNIIFADIVKKKDTIRIYNLHLQSLQLRPDQENFGEADSERLIARLKDGFKKQALQTEVFLAHEKGWKGKKIVAGDFNNTSYSWVYNQISKDKKDAFIEAGKGFGKTFNYWFPMRIDFILTDENAMINRFNSFSEKNSDHFPILAKINW, from the coding sequence GTGAAGAAGTTATCATTTATCAATAAAATTATTTATATTCTTAATTCGTTGTTCGCAACATTTTTATTGCTGTCTTATTTTTTGCCTTTTGTTTCCCCAAAAGCAATGGCTGGTTTTGCAATTTTAAGTTTATTAGTGCCTATTTTAATTAGTATCAATATTGTTTTTGTATTGTATTGGCTCATCAACCTAAAAAAACAATTGCTTTTATCAACTATAATTTTAGTAATGGGTTGGTTTTTTACGCCTCCTTTCTATAAACTTACAGAAAATACATCTTCTTTAAATGATGATTTAAAAGTGATGACTTATAATGTTAGAATGTTCAATCACTGGAAATGGATTGATGATGAAACCATTCCTAAAAAAATTAATGCTTTTGTTGAAGAAAAAACACCCGATATTTTATTGTTTCAAGAATATTATAGTTTAGAAAAACAGCAATTTTCATATCCTTATAAATATATAAAAACCAAAAATGAAAATGCAAAAATTGGTTTGGCAATATATTCTAAATTTCCAATCATCAACAAAGGTTCTTTGGAATTAGAAAACACCTCTAACAATATTATTTTTGCCGATATTGTTAAGAAAAAAGACACCATTAGAATTTATAATTTGCATTTACAATCTTTACAATTAAGACCAGATCAAGAGAATTTTGGCGAAGCAGATTCTGAGAGGTTGATAGCGAGATTAAAAGATGGTTTTAAGAAGCAAGCTTTGCAAACTGAAGTTTTTTTAGCGCATGAAAAAGGTTGGAAAGGTAAAAAAATAGTTGCTGGAGATTTTAATAACACTTCTTATTCTTGGGTATATAATCAAATTTCAAAAGATAAGAAAGATGCTTTTATTGAAGCTGGTAAAGGATTTGGAAAAACTTTTAATTATTGGTTTCCTATGAGAATCGATTTTATTTTAACGGATGAAAATGCAATGATTAATAGATTTAATTCTTTTTCAGAAAAAAATTCAGACCACTTTCCTATTCTAGCGAAAATAAATTGGTAA
- the mtaB gene encoding tRNA (N(6)-L-threonylcarbamoyladenosine(37)-C(2))-methylthiotransferase MtaB translates to MIADKKVAFYTLGCKLNFSETSTIARNFVNEGFERVDFTEEADIYVINTCSVTDNADKRFKAIVKNALKKNDEAFLIAVGCYAQLKPEELAAVDGVDLVLGATEKFNVTSYINDLTKNNVGEVHSCEISDADFYVGSYSIGDRTRAFLKVQDGCDYKCTYCTIPLARGISRSDTLENVIENAKEIASKGIKEIVLTGVNIGDYGKGEFGNKKHEHTFLDLVKKLDTVNDIHRLRISSIEPNLLKDETIEFVSESETFVPHFHIPLQSGSDELLKKMKRRYLRKTYTNRVSRIKELMPNACIGVDIIVGFPGETDELFLETYNYLNALDISYLHVFTYSERPNTEAVNLGGIIPKKTRAKRSKMLRGLSAKKRRSFYESQLGNTLTVLFENENKEGYINGFTENYVKVKTPWNPELVNTLHKISLTEIDEDGLVRFDFVKDAIAI, encoded by the coding sequence ATGATTGCAGATAAAAAAGTAGCTTTTTATACATTAGGTTGCAAATTAAACTTTTCTGAAACCTCTACAATAGCTCGTAATTTTGTAAATGAAGGTTTTGAACGTGTTGATTTTACTGAAGAAGCAGATATTTACGTGATAAATACCTGTTCTGTTACAGATAACGCTGATAAACGTTTTAAAGCTATTGTAAAAAATGCGTTAAAGAAAAACGACGAAGCTTTTTTAATAGCTGTAGGTTGTTATGCACAATTAAAACCAGAAGAATTAGCAGCTGTTGATGGTGTAGACTTGGTTTTAGGAGCTACTGAAAAATTTAATGTTACTTCTTACATTAACGATTTAACTAAAAATAACGTTGGTGAAGTACATTCTTGTGAAATTAGTGATGCCGATTTTTATGTTGGTTCCTATTCAATTGGCGACAGAACTCGTGCTTTTTTAAAAGTACAAGATGGTTGTGACTATAAATGTACCTATTGTACAATTCCTTTAGCTCGCGGAATTTCTAGAAGTGATACTTTAGAAAACGTGATTGAAAATGCGAAAGAAATAGCATCAAAAGGAATTAAAGAAATTGTTTTAACAGGTGTAAACATTGGCGATTATGGAAAAGGCGAATTTGGCAATAAAAAGCACGAACATACTTTTTTAGATTTAGTAAAAAAATTAGACACTGTTAATGATATTCATCGTTTGCGAATCTCATCTATAGAACCAAATTTACTAAAAGATGAAACAATTGAATTTGTTTCTGAGTCTGAAACTTTTGTACCTCATTTTCATATTCCTTTACAATCTGGAAGTGATGAGTTGCTAAAGAAAATGAAACGTAGATATTTACGTAAAACTTACACAAACAGAGTTTCTAGAATTAAAGAATTGATGCCAAATGCTTGCATTGGTGTAGATATTATTGTTGGTTTTCCTGGTGAAACAGATGAGTTATTTTTAGAAACGTATAATTATTTAAATGCGTTAGATATTTCTTATTTACACGTTTTTACCTATTCTGAAAGACCAAACACAGAAGCCGTTAATTTAGGAGGAATTATTCCTAAAAAAACACGTGCAAAACGTAGTAAAATGTTGCGTGGTTTATCTGCAAAGAAAAGACGCTCTTTTTATGAAAGTCAGTTAGGCAACACATTAACAGTTCTGTTCGAAAACGAGAATAAAGAAGGATATATAAATGGGTTTACAGAAAATTACGTAAAAGTAAAAACTCCTTGGAATCCTGAATTGGTAAACACTTTACACAAAATTTCATTAACAGAAATTGATGAAGATGGTTTGGTTAGATTCGATTTTGTAAAAGACGCTATAGCCATATAA
- a CDS encoding alpha/beta hydrolase, whose translation MPGLAAGPEIFHNLTLDPEIYEFHYLTWKKPLALEETIANYAMRMTEEVHHENPILIGVSFGGIIVQEMSKFMDVKKIIIISSVKSTGELPKRFKIASKSKIYKLFPTQIVTNFESYAKYFVGKSLEKKAKIYKKYLSVRGKTYIKWSIHNAINWRQEKPMEGIVHIHGAKDEIFPIKSIKNCIRIEDGNHSMIILKAKEISKIIHENLTC comes from the coding sequence ATGCCAGGATTAGCTGCTGGCCCAGAAATTTTTCACAATTTAACTTTAGATCCAGAAATTTACGAGTTTCATTATTTAACTTGGAAAAAACCTTTGGCTTTAGAAGAAACTATTGCTAATTATGCCATGAGAATGACAGAAGAAGTTCATCATGAAAATCCTATTTTAATTGGCGTTTCTTTTGGTGGAATTATTGTGCAAGAGATGAGTAAGTTTATGGATGTTAAAAAAATCATCATCATATCTAGCGTAAAATCTACTGGAGAACTTCCAAAAAGATTTAAAATAGCAAGTAAAAGTAAAATCTATAAATTATTTCCGACGCAAATTGTGACGAATTTTGAAAGTTATGCAAAATATTTTGTTGGAAAATCATTAGAAAAGAAAGCTAAAATTTATAAGAAATATCTTTCTGTGAGAGGAAAAACCTATATAAAATGGTCTATTCATAATGCTATCAATTGGAGACAAGAAAAACCTATGGAAGGTATTGTGCATATTCATGGTGCAAAAGATGAAATTTTCCCTATTAAAAGTATTAAAAATTGCATTAGAATTGAAGATGGAAATCATTCTATGATTATTCTGAAAGCTAAAGAAATATCAAAAATAATTCACGAAAATTTAACTTGCTAA
- a CDS encoding antibiotic biosynthesis monooxygenase family protein → MIVDHLKTPYYAVIFTSIMTDNLENYSETAQKMEALAKLQKGFLGIESARSELGITVSYWQTLDDISRWKNNIEHTEVRNLGREKWYQQYQLRICKVEREYGFEKKKQF, encoded by the coding sequence ATGATTGTAGATCATTTAAAAACACCATATTATGCTGTTATTTTTACATCGATAATGACTGATAATTTAGAAAATTATTCAGAAACGGCTCAGAAAATGGAAGCTTTAGCAAAACTTCAAAAAGGTTTTTTGGGAATAGAATCTGCAAGAAGTGAGCTAGGAATTACAGTTTCTTATTGGCAAACTTTAGACGATATTTCTCGTTGGAAAAATAATATTGAACACACAGAAGTTAGAAATTTAGGTAGAGAAAAATGGTACCAACAATATCAATTAAGAATATGTAAAGTAGAGCGTGAATATGGATTTGAAAAGAAGAAACAATTTTAA